A part of Rhopalosiphum maidis isolate BTI-1 chromosome 3, ASM367621v3, whole genome shotgun sequence genomic DNA contains:
- the LOC113557273 gene encoding uncharacterized protein LOC113557273 isoform X1 — protein sequence MEKKTMIYNFGPDGRDACWAALTSSWTHFPRQQGLNTKQVSCDSSACSDVEAQFKDTTRTHNSWPAKSRRLTKKKKQNVLTTVTTSLSPLPQPLPSSSPKALKRQSGTQQWSTLVNDQLSSSVEVMTQTISEPPLTNGPCNCNQSVNSEPSDVKNVTGNNNNNDDDDDDTEKNKWKHYKVVETIDVVDQKQQQLMLCVADSRSSVDIKEPTAVDAHQPIEYTLQNGGDHVSSMSHPPTLSTVTEQPIERGLQNGGDHISTEPRPPTPSTATEKPIERVLQNGSDHAPYISHSPTPSTVAEKQFERALQNGGDQILTEPRTQGPFTAIEKPIERALANIGDQVSTVSRPPTPFTVTENPAMLKVDMGYRDEVVSPASWPQLSLMTSTYDTENPIDITIVSPSSQSQPNDDEECPVQSNSSMIVLSEKPLSKYDMKIKEIDNSIISYSKSFLSTVFFVVLLRVLF from the exons ATGGAGAAAAAAACTATGATATACAACTTCGGTCCGGACGGCCGCGACGCGTGTTGGGCCGCGTTGACGAGTTCATGGACCCATTTTCCGAGACAGcaag GTCTTAACACAAAACAAGTCTCGTGTGATAGTTCAGCATGCAGTGATGTCGAAGCACAGTTCAAAGATACCACAA GAACCCACAACTCGTGGCCCGCCAAGTCACGCAGGCTAACCAAAAAAAAGAAGCAAAACGTTTTGACAACGGTGACGACGTCACTGTCTCCGCTGCCTCAGCCACTTCCGTCATCTTCACCAAAAGCCCTCAAACGCCAATCGGGCACACAACAATGGTCGACATTGGTCAACGATCAGCTATCCAGTTCAGTGGAGGTTATGACGCAAACGATTTCGGAACCACCGTTGACTAATGGGCCGTGCAACTGTAACCAATCAGTAAATTCTGAACCGTCTGACGTGAAAAACGTCACgggcaacaacaacaacaacgacgacgacgacgacgacacggAAAAAAACAAGTGGAAGCACTACAAAGTGGTGGAGACGATTGATGTCGTCGACCAGAAACAGCAGCAACTCATGTTGTGCGTGGCTGACTCCAGATCGTCGGTAGACATCAAAGAACCAACCGCCGTAGACGCCCATCAGCCAATCGAATACACACTCCAGAACGGAGGCGACCATGTTTCATCCATGTCTCATCCACCGACTCTGTCTACTGTCACCGAGCAACCAATCGAACGTGGTCTGCAAAACGGAGGTGACCACATTTCAACTGAGCCCCGTCCACCGACTCCGTCCACTGCCACAGAAAAGCCTATTGAACGAGTTCTACAGAACGGAAGTGACCACGCTCCATACATATCTCATTCACCAACTCCGTCTACCGTCGCCGAAAAGCAGTTCGAACGTGCTCTGCAGAACGGAGGTGACCAAATTTTAACTGAGCCCCGTACACAGGGGCCATTCACTGCCATCGAAAAGCCAATCGAACGTGCTCTGGCGAACATAGGTGATCAAGTGTCAACCGTTTCCCGTCCACCGACGCCGTTCACAGTCACCGAAAACCCGGCGATGTTGAAAGTCGACATGGGCTACCGTGATGAGGTTGTTTCACCTGCATCGTGGCCACAGTTATCACTTATGACTTCAACTTATGACACTGAAAACCCGATTGACATCACAATCGTCTCACCGTCGTCTCAGTCACAGCCCAATGATGACGAAGAGTGTCCAGTTCAATCGAATTCCA gtATGATAGTGCTGTCAGAAAAACCGTTGTCCAAGTACGATATGAAGATTAAAGAAATAGACAACAGCATAATATCGTACTCAAAATCGTTCCTGAGCACGGTGTTTTTTGTCGTGCTCCTCCGCGTcttgttttaa
- the LOC113557273 gene encoding uncharacterized protein LOC113557273 isoform X2 translates to MEKKTMIYNFGPDGRDACWAALTSSWTHFPRQQGTHNSWPAKSRRLTKKKKQNVLTTVTTSLSPLPQPLPSSSPKALKRQSGTQQWSTLVNDQLSSSVEVMTQTISEPPLTNGPCNCNQSVNSEPSDVKNVTGNNNNNDDDDDDTEKNKWKHYKVVETIDVVDQKQQQLMLCVADSRSSVDIKEPTAVDAHQPIEYTLQNGGDHVSSMSHPPTLSTVTEQPIERGLQNGGDHISTEPRPPTPSTATEKPIERVLQNGSDHAPYISHSPTPSTVAEKQFERALQNGGDQILTEPRTQGPFTAIEKPIERALANIGDQVSTVSRPPTPFTVTENPAMLKVDMGYRDEVVSPASWPQLSLMTSTYDTENPIDITIVSPSSQSQPNDDEECPVQSNSSMIVLSEKPLSKYDMKIKEIDNSIISYSKSFLSTVFFVVLLRVLF, encoded by the exons ATGGAGAAAAAAACTATGATATACAACTTCGGTCCGGACGGCCGCGACGCGTGTTGGGCCGCGTTGACGAGTTCATGGACCCATTTTCCGAGACAGcaag GAACCCACAACTCGTGGCCCGCCAAGTCACGCAGGCTAACCAAAAAAAAGAAGCAAAACGTTTTGACAACGGTGACGACGTCACTGTCTCCGCTGCCTCAGCCACTTCCGTCATCTTCACCAAAAGCCCTCAAACGCCAATCGGGCACACAACAATGGTCGACATTGGTCAACGATCAGCTATCCAGTTCAGTGGAGGTTATGACGCAAACGATTTCGGAACCACCGTTGACTAATGGGCCGTGCAACTGTAACCAATCAGTAAATTCTGAACCGTCTGACGTGAAAAACGTCACgggcaacaacaacaacaacgacgacgacgacgacgacacggAAAAAAACAAGTGGAAGCACTACAAAGTGGTGGAGACGATTGATGTCGTCGACCAGAAACAGCAGCAACTCATGTTGTGCGTGGCTGACTCCAGATCGTCGGTAGACATCAAAGAACCAACCGCCGTAGACGCCCATCAGCCAATCGAATACACACTCCAGAACGGAGGCGACCATGTTTCATCCATGTCTCATCCACCGACTCTGTCTACTGTCACCGAGCAACCAATCGAACGTGGTCTGCAAAACGGAGGTGACCACATTTCAACTGAGCCCCGTCCACCGACTCCGTCCACTGCCACAGAAAAGCCTATTGAACGAGTTCTACAGAACGGAAGTGACCACGCTCCATACATATCTCATTCACCAACTCCGTCTACCGTCGCCGAAAAGCAGTTCGAACGTGCTCTGCAGAACGGAGGTGACCAAATTTTAACTGAGCCCCGTACACAGGGGCCATTCACTGCCATCGAAAAGCCAATCGAACGTGCTCTGGCGAACATAGGTGATCAAGTGTCAACCGTTTCCCGTCCACCGACGCCGTTCACAGTCACCGAAAACCCGGCGATGTTGAAAGTCGACATGGGCTACCGTGATGAGGTTGTTTCACCTGCATCGTGGCCACAGTTATCACTTATGACTTCAACTTATGACACTGAAAACCCGATTGACATCACAATCGTCTCACCGTCGTCTCAGTCACAGCCCAATGATGACGAAGAGTGTCCAGTTCAATCGAATTCCA gtATGATAGTGCTGTCAGAAAAACCGTTGTCCAAGTACGATATGAAGATTAAAGAAATAGACAACAGCATAATATCGTACTCAAAATCGTTCCTGAGCACGGTGTTTTTTGTCGTGCTCCTCCGCGTcttgttttaa